TCGTAGACGGTGAGCATGCGCTGCGCTTCGTCCACCTTGGCGAGGATCTGGCGCGCGTAGTGGAGCAGGAGCTCGCCCGCCGGGGTCGGCCGGACGCCGGTGCCCGAGCGCACCAGCAGTTTGACGCCGAGCTGCCGCTCCTGGGCGGCGATCTGTTGGCTGATCGCCGACTGGCTGAGCCCCAGGCGGCGTCCGGCGCGGGTGAAGCTGCGCACGTCGACGATGGTGACGAAGGTGCGCAACAGGCGGGCGTCGAGCTCGGGACGCCGGCGTTCGATCGCGGCGCGGGCGGGGGCGTCGGCAGCGTCGTCGAGGGGGCGCTGCGGAATCTGTTTCGAGGCTCTCATGGGATGTGACTCCATCCGCGTTGGCGGCGCGGCTCAGTGGTCGGCGATCCGGTCATCAGCGCCATGGATGGACGGCGGTCGCGCCGTTGATGCGGACTGCGCTGCCCAAGGTCAGGGCAGCGTGGGCGCGACGCAGGCAGCGGGCCGCCCCCGCCGGGGTCGGAACGGCCACGCGGTCGCTGCAAGAGAGCCCTTGTGCCACAAGGGCTGACGGCATCGTGTCCCCTCCCTGGATGGCGCCGCCGACGGCATGTCCGCGGCGCGTGGGGAGGATCAGCACAAGCGATGCCAGCGCCGGCACGCCGCGCCACGGGTGTCTGGCTGCTCACGTCGAAGGCGCATGCCCACGCGATGGGCACGCGCGGACGGACACGGCGGACTTCGCGCATCACCGGCGCGCCGCTGCGGCGCTGGCATGCGCAATGCTCTCATCTGAGGCCAGACGCACGATCCTCGCGTCTGGAACGCAACGCGGGGAGCCACAGACGCTGCCCACGGATGTGGCTCCCCGCCCCCCCTTCTGCAACGAGGCTGGCGTGGCGCGGAGAGCCCTGATCGTGGACGACGACCGATCCGTCCGCTTCGTCATCCGCGAGGCGCTGCGCGGCCAGGGTTGGGAGGTCGAGGAAGCGGACGACGGCGCGCTGGTCGAGGAGCGGTTGGAGTCGGCGCGCTACGACCTGTTGCTGCTCGACCTCTACATGCCGGGGATGAACGGTTACGAGGTGCTGCGCCGCATCCGCCAGCCGCATGGCGGGGTGCTGCCGGTGTGGAAGACCCGACCCGACGTGCGCATCGTGGTGCTCTCCGGCGCCGCCGGGCAGGGCGGCCTCGACTTCGCGGAACGCCTCGGCGCCGACACCTGCCTGCGCAAGCCGTTTGACGTCGCCGACATCCTCGCCGCGGCGCGCGGCCGTTGACGACGCCTGCCTGGCGCCGTCCTCCAGGGGGCGGTCGCGGGGCGATCGCTCAGGGGGCGGGGTCGGGCGCGCCGGCGGCGGGCGCGCCGAGCGGTTGCGTCAGCGTCGCGATGGTGACCGCGCCGCCGGCGCGGGCCGCGTCCATGGTCTGCATGGCGTCGGCGAACGGGACGTCGTCGGCGGCGTCGAAGAACAACACGTGGTCGGTGCGCGCCGCGAACATGCGGCGCAGGCGGTCGGGCAGCTCGTCGCGGGTCAGGGTGACGCCATTGACCGTGATGACGCCATCGGCGGCGAGGCTGAGCACCAGCGGCGGCTGCGGCTCGGCGGCGGGCTGCTCGACCTCTTCCTTCTCCTGCTTCGGGGTGTGGACGTAGAAGCGCCGCGCCGCCACCGGTGTCATCGCCATGAAGATGATGAGCAGCACCAGCACGACGTCGATCAACGGCGTCACGTTCATGTCCGGCGCCGGCCGCTTGCTCCCCCGACCGGCTCCCAGATCCATCGCCATCGGCTCAGCCTCCGGTGGTGCTGCCGTCGGCGGCGCCGGGCTCGCGCCGGTCGATCACGTTGACCCCGAAGGCCATGCCCTGAAAGCCGATCTCGCGCAGCCGGTTCTGCAGCTCGCGGGTATCGCCGTAGCGCATGGTGGCGTCGGCGCGGACGACGAGGCGGCGGGTGGGATTGGCGGCGTGCTCGGCCTCGAGCACGTCGATCAGGCCGTCGAGGTCGTACGCCTGGTTGTGGAAGTGGTACTCGCCCTTCTGTTTCACGTGCACCTTGAAGGGCTCGCCGTTCTGGGTCTCGGGGTCCGGGTTGAAGATGCTCGGCAGATCGATCTGGACGTCCTGGTCGAGCTGCGGAATCACGACCATGAAGATGATGAGCAGCACCAGCACGACGTCGACCAGCGGCGTGACGTTGATGGTGGGCCGCACGCCGCTGTCGGGCGAGCGGCGACCGATGCTGGCGCCTTTCACGCGCGCGCCCCGGCGATCGCGGTTTCGAGGCGCACCGGCTTGGCGGCGGCCGGTTCCGGCGTGGCGCGGCGCTCCGGCGTCGCCCCGCTCGGCGCCGCGGCGCGGCGCTCCTCCCAGTCGTCGATGGTGTCGAGCAGCTCGCCCGCCGAGTGCTGCAGCAGCAGCTCTTCGCGGGCGATCACGTTCGACAGGTAGTTGAACACCAGCACCGCCGGGATGGCGACGGCGAGACCGAGCGCGGTCTCGATCAGCGCCTCCGAGATGCCGGCCGAGACCGCCGACAGGCCGCCGGAGCCGGTGGCGGCGATGCCCTGGAAGGCGGAGATGATGCCGACCACGGTGCCGAGCAGGCCGATGAACGGCGCCGTCGAGCCGACCGAGGCGAGCACGCTGGTGCCGCGGCGCAGGTCGGTGCCGACCTCCTCCATGAAGCGCTCCAGGTGGCGGCGGCTGCGCTCGGCCGGCGGCAGGCCGCCGATGTCGGCGGTCTCCAGCGCATGCTGATAGGCCTGCAGCGCCGAGCGCACGATGTGCGCCAGGTGGGCGTGCTTGTAGGCCGGCGTGGCGGCGCGGGCGATGATGGCGTCGATCCGCGCCGCCTTCACGTCGGCGCCGACCGCCGCCGCGAACTGGCGCGAGGCGGCGCGCGAGCGGCGCAGGGTGAACATGCGCTCGACGAAGACGGTCAGCGAGGCCAGGCCGAAGGTCATCAGCACGCCGGCGATGATCATCGCCGGCACGCCCATGTGGGCCCAGATATCCGCGAAGTTGAACGACATCACGACACTCCTTCTCGGCGACGGGCGCCGCTCATGCCTTGAGGCGGAAGCGGATCTCGATGGTGTGCCGCACCGAGATCGCCTGCCCCTGGTACTGCCCCGGTTCGTAGCGCCATTTCTTCAGCTCCTTCTCGACGAAGGTGCGGAAGGGCTCGTCGCCCTGGGCGATCGTCACCTCGTCGAGATAGCCGTCGGCGCGCACCACGCACTTCACGATCACGACCCCGGCGATCTTGTCGGCGAGCGCCTTGGGTGGGTACTCGGGCTTCTTGTTCTGGCGCCGCGGCTTCGGCGCGATGGCGCCCTTCGGCAGCCCCTCGAAGACG
This portion of the bacterium genome encodes:
- a CDS encoding response regulator — encoded protein: MARRALIVDDDRSVRFVIREALRGQGWEVEEADDGALVEERLESARYDLLLLDLYMPGMNGYEVLRRIRQPHGGVLPVWKTRPDVRIVVLSGAAGQGGLDFAERLGADTCLRKPFDVADILAAARGR
- a CDS encoding biopolymer transporter ExbD: MKGASIGRRSPDSGVRPTINVTPLVDVVLVLLIIFMVVIPQLDQDVQIDLPSIFNPDPETQNGEPFKVHVKQKGEYHFHNQAYDLDGLIDVLEAEHAANPTRRLVVRADATMRYGDTRELQNRLREIGFQGMAFGVNVIDRREPGAADGSTTGG
- a CDS encoding MotA/TolQ/ExbB proton channel family protein yields the protein MMSFNFADIWAHMGVPAMIIAGVLMTFGLASLTVFVERMFTLRRSRAASRQFAAAVGADVKAARIDAIIARAATPAYKHAHLAHIVRSALQAYQHALETADIGGLPPAERSRRHLERFMEEVGTDLRRGTSVLASVGSTAPFIGLLGTVVGIISAFQGIAATGSGGLSAVSAGISEALIETALGLAVAIPAVLVFNYLSNVIAREELLLQHSAGELLDTIDDWEERRAAAPSGATPERRATPEPAAAKPVRLETAIAGARA
- a CDS encoding biopolymer transporter ExbD, whose amino-acid sequence is MAMDLGAGRGSKRPAPDMNVTPLIDVVLVLLIIFMAMTPVAARRFYVHTPKQEKEEVEQPAAEPQPPLVLSLAADGVITVNGVTLTRDELPDRLRRMFAARTDHVLFFDAADDVPFADAMQTMDAARAGGAVTIATLTQPLGAPAAGAPDPAP